AATTATTGATAATCTTGATCTTACATAAAGTATTGGTGTTGCTTCGCTTGTGATTTCGGATGACGTCCAAACGTCTTTATatctattgtttttattattatttttaatccGTGGAAGAAATGTGGAGGTAGGCACCAAGAGTCTTTGACGAAACAGACTACGTTTGGAAGATCCGTTCAAATTTACTTAGCAGGTAAACGTCTGGTGTGAGTACGCTTGCGTAACCATGTTTGCCGAAACAGCGTTCGTTGTTTCTTCTCGACGTTGTTTCGGACAAGATTTAGAGGTGCTGCGAAGTTTATTCGAACAATATTCGCATGTACTTTTGATGTAAAGCTTTTGGTGTTCCTCGAAGACCTTTTCTTCCTTAGCACTTTCGAAGGGAAAGTGTTTGAACGGATCTGTCAAAATGGTCTGTGAGGTAGTGTCAGAATCACGAAGAATGTGGCTTTAGGCATAGTAGGCATCATTGACAAATGCTTGGTTACACAAAATATGGCATCGAAACGAGTTGATATGCAAAAAAACGACGTATGGTCGGAGTTGCATGCACACTCCATGGAGTGAGAACAAAGATTCGGTGCCTTGGAGTCAAATTCAGTTGGTACGACATAACACTAATTTGATTCTAACAGTGGCTATGAGCGGTGAAGGCTCTGATAGCGAATCAGCTGTGCGTGATGTGCCATGTGATCACTCAAGCAGTTGTACCCCCTCTACCTCCGGTGCATCGTCTCCTGCCTATTCTATTCCAAGACGGCGAAAAGGGAAGATGAGACGGAAGCTCTCACGCAGCCGATACCTTCTCGCTATCGAGGACCGTAATAGGCTGCGGAAATTAGCTGGTGGGTTCGTAGTTGGTGAGGTCCGGTTATTGCTACATCAGAAGTTTGATGGCATGGTTTTGCAGCTCAAAAGATCAGGATTGCGTCAAACACAGTTTCTGCAATAACGTTCCTTCGATGGAAAGAGAAGGTAGCATTACATTGCACACCTGTGGTTAGACACAGACATCCAGTTGGCAGTGCGAGGCAAATGATTCTTCAGATTGACCGTAGGTTTGAAAAGCAGTTCGAGGAAAAGAGGAGTAGTCTTCGACGGCTGCAACAAGAAAATGAGGTTCTTCGTGCTCACCAAAGGACATTCGCTGACGGTGTTAGTTTTTCACTAAACTTCCCAAAGAAAGGTAAAACGACAATGAAGTTTTAGTGCAACGCTCTAGGAAGTTATGCTGTGATGCTGCAGTTGAGATTGGAGCAGGAATTAAGCGCTTCTGAATATGACTTCAACGCTTCGCATGACTTTTGCTTTCCTCACAGTTGAGCACATTTGTCTCGTTCTCTTCCTCTTTGGTGGGTGGTCAGTAGAAATAATTGAAGTAGCCTTGGTGGTTTGTTGGCAGAACTGCTGTGAAGAGGTATCATTTATATGAGATCTCAGCATTTACGAGGTATATAAAACTACAAAACACTGAGGTAATTGCTAAACAGTCTTTCGAGAATCTGCCTTTTGCATGTATAGTCTTGAGGTGCTCTTTTGAGGTCACTGAGTACGTagattcgtgttttttttcttaaataaaatCTTCTTAGCTCTGTCTTAGGCACTGCCGACTGTATCTACACTGATATATACAAACTGCATACTATTTTGCGAGACGTTGGCGTTAGAGTCGTACACTATTCGTTTCCAGCAAAGATGAGTAGTACAAATTCCACTCAGCTAGTTGATGAAGTGACATTCTGCATACCAACAAGTCCCGTAAGGGTGGTTTCAGTGCGGGTGTCTTTAGGAACAAATCAACTGTACGAAAGGATTTTACCAGCATAACAACAATGCCACCGGTGACACTGCAAGTAAAGTCAATAAactaaatcaatttttttcagtgaaaactGGTTAGTCTACAGATGGACACTGTGAATTGCAGTGATCATTGTTGTTTCATGATATTCTAAATCTGCTTCTGCTCACTTTAGGAACGAAATAAACTCTTTGTGAATGGACTATGTGACACGTGTGCTGTAATAGCCGATTCGAAAGGACGATTATTTTCGTGAGATTGTTCCTACAGAGATAAGAATATTAAATAGTACTACGGAGATCTACAAGGTGCCGGATGGTTGGGCGTCCATGAGGGCAGTTCTGAAAACAGTTATACAGTGTACTTTTAGCGGAGCACAGTTCTCTCATATACTTACCCACGGATGATCGAGTGTTCCCAGATGGCTAACGATCTGCAAATATGATCTGTATTCTTGATCCATACTACAGATTCTACAATTTCTTTCGCACTGAGTTTGAATCTACCACGTTGGCAAACTTGACTTCTTCCAACCAGTGTAATTTCACATCGTTGACGAACACTTATGTGTTATGTAAATACTTACTCCACCCCTTATACATAAGAGGTACAACACATAGAATTTAAGAAAGCAACTGTCTGGATTCTAGTACCGTTTGCATTTGATTAGTACTGAGTGCAGTTCCGATCATCACTGACTTTCTGCAGGCTCTAGATGCAAATATTCGTCGAAGCTTTGCAGGCCGATACATTACTCCAGGGAATTCCGAAACGACAGCCAATATCTCTTCTATATCTAAACTAATAATATTGAGAACAATATCCACCTCACATCCACTCTAACGAAGTCCATGTGATTATGCATGCTACACCCACCTTCCCTCTTGACTACAGACTTCtaataatgaatgaaatgtgtagtcgagtcaaaatgacatgaagcacggtacagttgcgtaggcaGCTGCTGCGGCTCTGAGCGACGGTGTGGAGATTGGAATCGAgctgggaccattgcgaactgcactGACGAGAGTTTCCTCTCTATCCCAACctctacgctccatcgcagcgcttacgcaactacacggTGCTTCATATTaacttttattaattttattattattattactattatactaACATCACAAGTAACTGAACAGACCGCTTTTGTCGAACTGCCAGCTGTGAAGTACTGG
The Necator americanus strain Aroian chromosome I, whole genome shotgun sequence genome window above contains:
- a CDS encoding hypothetical protein (NECATOR_CHRI.G2732.T2); this translates as MVGVACTLHGVRTKIRCLGVKFSCESAVRDVPCDHSSSCTPSTSGASSPAYSIPRRRKGKMRRKLSRSRYLLAIEDRNRLRKLAAQKIRIASNTVSAITFLRWKEKIDRRFEKQFEEKRSSLRRLQQENEVLRAHQRTFADGCNALGSYAVMLQLRLEQELSASEYDFNASHDFCFPHTKMSSTNSTQLVDEVTFCIPTSPVRVVSVRVSLGTNQLYERILPA
- a CDS encoding hypothetical protein (NECATOR_CHRI.G2732.T1), with protein sequence MSGEGSDSESAVRDVPCDHSSSCTPSTSGASSPAYSIPRRRKGKMRRKLSRSRYLLAIEDRNRLRKLAAQKIRIASNTVSAITFLRWKEKIDRRFEKQFEEKRSSLRRLQQENEVLRAHQRTFADGCNALGSYAVMLQLRLEQELSASEYDFNASHDFCFPHS